One Pyrofollis japonicus DNA window includes the following coding sequences:
- a CDS encoding flavodoxin family protein, with translation MIRVLGIHASPRKYGNSFKLLWIALRAAENEGAETEIIHLYDYNIGPCFACYSDYYLNCRYPKERKECPLSGVDGFGEVAEKILASDAVVFSTPVYWFMASGVLKNLFDRMTSLENMIYHVGRSLLDGKVAGVIAVGEEAGAAMALSWALLTLVNMGFHIPAWGTTYYHGKGDVLEDKQAVSDAYNLGLNIVRATKRLRGSNEAPWYRFIGEDEYESLVEEARKVAEKNKAEQRRERPWLK, from the coding sequence ATGATAAGAGTACTAGGAATTCATGCATCTCCGAGAAAATATGGAAATAGCTTCAAACTATTATGGATTGCCCTAAGGGCTGCCGAGAATGAGGGTGCTGAGACTGAAATAATACATCTCTACGATTACAATATAGGGCCTTGCTTCGCCTGCTATTCCGACTACTATCTTAACTGCAGGTATCCCAAGGAGAGAAAGGAGTGCCCGTTGAGCGGTGTTGACGGATTCGGCGAGGTTGCTGAGAAGATCTTGGCAAGCGATGCTGTTGTTTTCTCGACACCCGTCTACTGGTTTATGGCTAGCGGTGTCTTGAAGAACTTGTTTGATAGGATGACAAGCCTCGAGAACATGATTTACCATGTAGGTAGGAGCTTGCTAGACGGCAAGGTTGCTGGCGTAATTGCGGTCGGCGAGGAAGCAGGTGCAGCGATGGCGCTTTCATGGGCCTTGTTGACGCTCGTGAATATGGGGTTCCATATACCTGCATGGGGCACGACCTACTATCATGGGAAGGGTGACGTGCTTGAGGATAAGCAAGCTGTAAGCGATGCATACAATCTTGGACTAAACATTGTGAGGGCTACTAAGAGGCTAAGGGGCAGTAATGAGGCTCCTTGGTACCGCTTTATCGGTGAAGACGAATACGAGTCGCTTGTGGAAGAGGCGAGAAAAGTCGCCGAGAAGAATAAGGCTGAACAGCGGCGAGAGAGGCCTTGGCTGAAATAA
- the tmk gene encoding dTMP kinase, producing the protein MASTAKGFYIVLEGIDGSGTTTHTDLLAQRLRRTGYCVKTFEEPSRGKIGNTIREYLSNGPFDQKLLALLFAADRREQAKAIRDTINQGCIALSDRSWISSLVYQSYDGFPSPAPLEWIYSVNRFAPRPDILVYIDVEPVIAFKRIVMRRKKRDLPETLASLRGLSAHYRKLLPVIAKIIPVVIIVKGSVKGEERSIDIVSRDIFVRVYAALKYLEHY; encoded by the coding sequence ATGGCAAGCACTGCTAAGGGCTTCTACATTGTACTAGAAGGTATAGATGGTTCTGGCACAACAACACATACGGACTTGCTGGCGCAGCGTCTCCGGAGAACGGGTTACTGCGTAAAGACGTTTGAAGAGCCGAGCCGGGGTAAAATCGGTAACACCATACGCGAGTATCTTTCCAATGGGCCTTTTGACCAGAAACTACTTGCTCTCCTATTTGCAGCAGATAGGCGTGAGCAAGCAAAGGCGATTAGGGACACAATTAACCAGGGCTGTATTGCTCTTAGCGATCGGAGTTGGATATCAAGCCTAGTTTATCAAAGCTATGACGGATTTCCCTCTCCTGCACCTCTTGAATGGATTTATTCGGTCAATCGTTTTGCGCCTCGGCCAGATATATTGGTTTACATCGATGTTGAACCTGTTATTGCTTTTAAGAGAATAGTTATGCGTAGAAAGAAGCGTGACCTTCCCGAAACACTTGCTTCCCTTCGTGGCCTCTCAGCTCATTATAGAAAGTTATTACCAGTAATAGCGAAGATAATACCTGTTGTAATAATCGTTAAAGGATCCGTCAAGGGTGAGGAAAGAAGCATCGATATCGTGTCAAGGGATATTTTTGTCCGAGTATATGCGGCACTGAAGTATCTCGAGCATTACTAA
- a CDS encoding FeoA family protein: protein MVLQSSGKTRGLVTLDMLPPGARARVVRIDAGVRAVRRIMEMGLTPGTVIEVVMSYGGPILVRVRGSVIAIGRGIARKILVEPL from the coding sequence ATGGTGTTGCAGTCTTCGGGAAAAACTAGGGGCCTCGTGACCCTCGATATGCTTCCGCCTGGTGCACGCGCACGCGTGGTGCGTATTGATGCAGGCGTACGCGCCGTTAGAAGGATAATGGAGATGGGATTAACGCCTGGCACAGTAATAGAGGTCGTTATGAGTTATGGTGGCCCGATTCTTGTTCGTGTTCGCGGCAGTGTTATTGCTATCGGGAGAGGTATTGCTAGGAAGATACTTGTTGAGCCTTTGTAG
- a CDS encoding RsmB/NOP family class I SAM-dependent RNA methyltransferase: MHGELVETTCAKILSRVEATLYSIRYFIERERPQVPRPLLNALCLGVLRNYRLLVHALRRCGYRGEVRGRPRGWIVLVGAYEAMFREVVSIDRIVDATGLSREVVQCLRGIVPEEVVDDLQGLRKLAILYSLPDWVVEELAKTNPPGGLEALLKALQEPTPLWIRINKSIISREEAIGKLEELGIRARPDPVLDDLLEAVDIQPGALGRLDQRLFYVQDRAAALIAHVAKEGRLVVDLFSAPGNKASHLAWRGAAGYIAGLELSRRRTVDEKKLTRKQGVWIIDPIEADALDPPLRRNAADLVIIDPDCTSMGRLGHSPETRLFLERAGKHILNKLVKVQIEGLRTAAKSARRGARIVYSTCTLTLEENEKVVQTVAEEEGLVIAKAEPMIGVEGLVPGTQRIYPHISRCTGGFVALLLKE; encoded by the coding sequence ATGCACGGTGAACTCGTTGAAACGACGTGTGCAAAGATATTGTCAAGAGTTGAGGCCACACTATACTCTATTAGATACTTCATTGAGCGTGAGAGGCCCCAAGTGCCAAGGCCGCTACTTAATGCACTCTGCCTCGGGGTTCTACGCAACTATCGTCTACTAGTGCATGCTCTTCGCCGCTGCGGGTACCGGGGAGAGGTGCGTGGAAGGCCTCGTGGATGGATTGTTCTTGTAGGTGCCTACGAGGCAATGTTCCGAGAGGTTGTCAGCATCGATAGAATCGTGGACGCAACTGGTTTGTCGAGAGAGGTAGTACAATGCCTCCGCGGCATTGTACCAGAGGAGGTTGTTGACGATCTGCAAGGGCTCCGCAAACTTGCTATACTCTATAGTCTTCCGGACTGGGTTGTAGAAGAGCTTGCGAAGACTAATCCGCCCGGTGGCCTAGAAGCCCTCCTTAAAGCACTCCAGGAGCCAACGCCTCTCTGGATAAGAATAAACAAGTCCATAATATCCAGGGAAGAAGCCATAGGGAAGCTAGAAGAGCTAGGTATCCGTGCAAGGCCTGACCCAGTGCTGGATGATCTGCTGGAAGCAGTTGATATCCAGCCAGGCGCGCTAGGAAGACTCGATCAAAGGCTATTCTATGTACAAGATCGAGCTGCTGCACTCATAGCCCATGTCGCAAAAGAGGGGCGCCTCGTCGTCGACCTCTTTAGCGCACCTGGGAACAAGGCCTCGCACCTAGCCTGGAGAGGTGCAGCCGGCTACATAGCTGGGCTAGAGCTGTCTCGGCGGAGAACAGTAGACGAGAAAAAGCTGACAAGAAAGCAAGGAGTATGGATCATTGACCCAATCGAAGCGGATGCACTGGATCCCCCGCTTCGCCGCAATGCCGCAGACCTCGTCATAATTGACCCTGACTGTACCAGTATGGGTAGGCTAGGCCACAGCCCGGAGACACGATTGTTCCTAGAAAGAGCGGGTAAGCACATACTCAACAAACTTGTGAAAGTACAGATCGAGGGCCTACGAACCGCAGCCAAGAGCGCGAGGCGAGGAGCAAGAATAGTGTATTCGACATGCACGCTCACCTTGGAGGAGAACGAGAAGGTAGTACAGACTGTTGCCGAGGAAGAGGGGCTTGTAATAGCTAAGGCTGAGCCCATGATAGGAGTTGAGGGCCTAGTGCCAGGCACTCAGAGGATATACCCCCACATATCTCGGTGCACTGGCGGCTTTGTAGCATTACTGCTAAAAGAATAG
- a CDS encoding NAD-dependent epimerase/dehydratase family protein, giving the protein MGSVLLVGGVGYLGYNLAKEHKARGDSVYIVARKSSSEKRSQLFSELSALADKSVLLNNLVEASSIRNTIDGIGCPSITYLLTGRLQGTFKEMREAHVTVPLAWARVLAQRCKDTLVVYVSSVASVGDPSACSDGVSVAEEKNHLEGCLPLSAYSRTKAEGEKEIIRLCREGDARAAVLRPGLLVGEWSYHKEWRLMYRLAKLRLRLRGGPYLHAVAAKDLAKASVIIDESLRKPCNWFYATPWRTRLGSLHEIILQGLGVKNALPLPFPSRIPASGVMKDFLVQQRYSFEPRLLNELGMEWTPLEYAVNEAVEWMKTHWGRKIASNKRRVSARTHVVLV; this is encoded by the coding sequence ATGGGCTCAGTGCTCCTCGTTGGCGGCGTAGGCTATCTTGGCTACAACCTCGCCAAGGAGCATAAGGCTAGAGGCGACAGTGTATACATTGTTGCGAGAAAGAGTAGCTCCGAGAAACGATCGCAGCTATTCTCCGAGCTCTCGGCCCTTGCCGATAAAAGCGTCTTGCTAAACAACCTCGTGGAGGCCTCGTCTATAAGGAACACGATTGATGGCATCGGTTGCCCCTCAATAACTTATCTCCTAACGGGCAGACTTCAAGGCACATTTAAGGAAATGCGGGAAGCGCATGTAACCGTCCCCCTCGCTTGGGCCAGGGTTCTTGCGCAGCGCTGTAAGGACACGCTAGTCGTCTACGTTAGTAGTGTCGCATCCGTTGGGGACCCGAGCGCTTGTAGTGATGGAGTAAGTGTTGCCGAAGAAAAGAACCACTTAGAGGGGTGCTTACCGCTGTCAGCTTATAGCCGCACTAAGGCCGAGGGCGAGAAAGAGATCATAAGGCTTTGTAGAGAGGGTGACGCCCGCGCAGCCGTTCTTCGCCCAGGCCTTCTTGTCGGCGAGTGGAGCTACCACAAAGAATGGAGGCTAATGTATCGCTTAGCTAAGCTGCGTCTACGTCTACGCGGAGGCCCCTATCTTCACGCAGTAGCCGCAAAGGATCTTGCAAAGGCCTCGGTAATAATAGACGAGTCTTTGAGAAAGCCGTGCAACTGGTTCTACGCGACTCCGTGGAGGACGCGGCTAGGCTCTCTACATGAGATTATCCTACAAGGGCTCGGCGTAAAAAACGCGTTACCGCTACCATTTCCCTCACGGATACCAGCAAGCGGCGTCATGAAGGACTTCCTCGTCCAGCAACGCTACTCGTTTGAGCCAAGGCTATTAAACGAGCTAGGAATGGAGTGGACGCCGCTCGAGTACGCAGTCAACGAGGCAGTGGAATGGATGAAAACACACTGGGGTAGGAAAATTGCCTCCAATAAAAGAAGGGTCAGTGCAAGGACTCACGTGGTACTAGTTTAG
- a CDS encoding TIGR00296 family protein yields the protein MVEQVKPEELSFEEGVFLVKLARRSVENYLLHGKKIEPPPDTPEKLRRLGAAFVTITTYYGPESRELRGCIGYIFPVKSLVETVIDVAIEAAVNDPRFPPMNPDELDRVTFEVTVLGPLEQLPRNPEERPKAFTIGRHGLFAKKGILQGVLLPEVPVEYLWDEETFLAETCVKAGMPPSCWLDPEVEFYRFSGRDWREKEPRGDIEERDLVQEYKKLLEKYAGIKR from the coding sequence ATGGTTGAACAAGTGAAGCCCGAGGAGCTAAGCTTTGAAGAAGGTGTCTTCCTAGTCAAGCTTGCTCGCAGAAGCGTAGAGAACTACCTGCTGCATGGCAAGAAGATAGAGCCACCGCCAGATACTCCGGAGAAGCTGCGCCGCCTGGGAGCAGCCTTCGTAACAATAACGACGTACTATGGCCCAGAATCCCGCGAACTAAGGGGCTGTATCGGCTACATATTCCCGGTAAAGAGCCTTGTTGAAACAGTTATAGACGTTGCTATAGAGGCTGCGGTAAACGATCCGCGATTCCCACCGATGAACCCTGACGAGCTGGATCGTGTCACGTTCGAGGTAACTGTTCTTGGGCCCTTGGAGCAGCTTCCACGAAACCCTGAAGAGAGACCAAAGGCCTTCACTATAGGCCGCCACGGCCTCTTCGCCAAGAAGGGTATCCTTCAGGGCGTCTTGCTGCCAGAGGTTCCAGTCGAATACTTGTGGGATGAGGAGACGTTCCTTGCAGAGACATGTGTTAAGGCCGGTATGCCGCCGAGTTGTTGGCTAGACCCCGAGGTAGAGTTCTACAGGTTCTCTGGTAGGGATTGGCGCGAGAAAGAACCAAGAGGCGATATCGAGGAACGAGACCTTGTCCAAGAGTATAAAAAGCTACTAGAAAAATATGCCGGGATAAAGAGGTAG
- a CDS encoding DNA-binding protein, whose product MRRRRQLQQAPQALTEQGEEMYLISIRPVYAYQIFRATKRFELRRNVIGRIPEGAVMVVYASGNVRAIIGEFRVGKVIEGTAEEVWKQVLAEKDHGIRGDAWRYIKGAEKAMALEVVNPVLYPRKVTLEEIRRIIPGWNPPLSYKVLREGEPVYELVIKRLRRLAGLE is encoded by the coding sequence ATGCGTCGGCGTCGACAATTACAGCAAGCACCCCAGGCTCTAACAGAACAGGGCGAGGAGATGTACCTAATATCGATAAGGCCTGTCTACGCCTACCAGATCTTCCGTGCAACAAAGAGGTTCGAGCTGCGCCGCAACGTTATTGGGCGAATACCGGAAGGCGCGGTCATGGTCGTCTATGCCTCGGGCAACGTGAGGGCGATAATAGGGGAGTTCCGCGTAGGCAAAGTAATTGAAGGAACAGCTGAGGAGGTATGGAAACAAGTCCTTGCGGAGAAAGACCACGGTATACGTGGGGACGCATGGCGCTATATTAAGGGAGCAGAGAAGGCTATGGCGCTGGAAGTAGTAAATCCCGTGCTGTATCCGCGCAAGGTTACACTCGAAGAGATAAGGCGCATTATACCGGGCTGGAACCCGCCTCTGAGCTATAAGGTTCTCCGCGAAGGAGAGCCAGTCTACGAGCTCGTAATTAAGCGGCTGCGCCGGCTCGCAGGTTTAGAATAA
- a CDS encoding OBG GTPase family GTP-binding protein → MPANLSPEAQAKLAKYSEAKTLEEKIRALEEFLSVAPKHKGAENLLLWARKRLAELREELEERKRKKTGGGGPRIFVEKEGAAQVAVIGPPNSGKSLLVQRLTGAKTRVADYPFSTTLPVPGMLPYKDIYFQLVDTPPLSEDAAQYIPRVTGIVRNADAVIIVVSLEDDALKQYLEVKRILLEHGIHVEKPRGTVRIEKGGEHGIQVLGTGKIIDGTVRDVEKILANYRIYRAKVYIEGEVSLDDIEMAVLRSSVYRPAIILANKADLPGASENYKPLYEYVKRNKEKGVWLIPVSAKTGLNLDKIGEVLFKRLDIIRVYTKRPNGEVSKTPVVLPRGATVRDLAEHIHSDLIEYFEYAKIWGPSAKYPGERVGLDHVLSDGDIVEIKSKK, encoded by the coding sequence ATGCCTGCCAACTTGTCGCCGGAAGCGCAGGCCAAGCTCGCGAAGTACAGCGAGGCTAAGACTCTTGAAGAAAAGATTAGGGCTCTTGAAGAGTTTCTCAGCGTTGCTCCTAAGCATAAAGGCGCTGAGAATCTATTGCTCTGGGCTAGGAAAAGGCTAGCAGAACTACGCGAGGAACTAGAGGAGCGGAAGAGGAAGAAGACTGGCGGCGGCGGCCCGAGGATCTTTGTTGAGAAAGAGGGGGCAGCACAAGTCGCGGTTATTGGTCCCCCTAATAGTGGTAAGAGCTTGCTTGTGCAGAGGCTTACAGGTGCGAAGACTAGGGTAGCGGACTATCCATTCTCGACGACTCTACCAGTGCCGGGTATGCTCCCGTATAAGGATATTTACTTCCAGCTTGTGGATACACCACCTCTCTCCGAGGATGCTGCCCAATACATACCAAGGGTTACTGGCATCGTGCGGAATGCCGATGCGGTTATAATCGTTGTTAGCCTGGAGGATGATGCCCTTAAACAATACCTTGAAGTGAAGCGTATACTCTTAGAGCACGGCATACACGTTGAGAAGCCGAGAGGGACCGTTAGGATAGAGAAGGGGGGAGAGCACGGCATACAAGTATTGGGCACGGGCAAGATAATTGACGGGACTGTGAGGGACGTTGAGAAGATCCTTGCCAACTACCGCATATATAGGGCAAAGGTATACATTGAGGGGGAGGTAAGCCTTGACGACATAGAGATGGCTGTGCTGCGTAGCAGCGTATACCGGCCGGCGATCATACTTGCAAACAAAGCTGACTTGCCAGGAGCATCTGAGAACTACAAACCGCTCTACGAGTACGTTAAGCGGAACAAGGAGAAAGGAGTATGGCTTATCCCAGTCTCAGCAAAAACAGGACTAAACCTTGACAAAATAGGGGAAGTATTGTTCAAGAGGCTAGACATTATACGTGTTTACACTAAGAGGCCGAACGGCGAGGTAAGCAAAACACCTGTCGTACTACCCCGGGGAGCAACAGTACGCGACCTGGCCGAGCACATTCATAGCGATCTCATAGAGTATTTCGAGTACGCCAAGATATGGGGCCCTTCAGCCAAGTACCCCGGCGAGAGGGTGGGCCTAGACCACGTCCTAAGCGATGGGGATATTGTTGAAATAAAGTCCAAGAAGTAA
- a CDS encoding HAD-IB family phosphatase: MHPKETCRIKLVAFDVDGVLVPIRSSWGYVHEKLGTTRESEVNYNAFKNGVIRYWEWMYLDTLAWIEARPGITKWDLMELFNEVELSPGAEEAVKELRRNGLEVALVSGGVEVLVEKVAELLGIKNWVCPALSYDPWGRLVPGGEPRLEADRKDRAVLNLAKRLGLSLRNVAFVGDSYWDLRGMREACLAIAVNPSDDRVVEEADYVAKDLLDAAHFIIEHTKG; this comes from the coding sequence ATGCACCCCAAGGAGACTTGTCGCATAAAGCTAGTAGCTTTCGATGTGGACGGGGTGCTCGTGCCTATTCGGAGTAGCTGGGGCTACGTGCACGAAAAACTGGGCACTACGCGCGAGAGCGAGGTTAACTATAACGCGTTCAAGAACGGTGTAATAAGGTATTGGGAATGGATGTACTTAGATACACTTGCATGGATCGAGGCCAGACCCGGCATAACTAAGTGGGACCTAATGGAGCTATTCAACGAGGTAGAGTTATCGCCAGGCGCCGAGGAGGCTGTTAAGGAGCTTAGACGCAACGGACTAGAAGTAGCACTAGTAAGTGGCGGCGTTGAAGTACTAGTCGAGAAGGTCGCGGAACTACTGGGAATAAAGAATTGGGTTTGTCCAGCGCTGAGCTACGACCCCTGGGGCCGGCTCGTACCAGGCGGCGAGCCGAGGCTTGAAGCCGATAGAAAGGACAGGGCTGTCCTAAACCTGGCGAAGAGGCTGGGGCTCAGCTTACGCAATGTTGCATTCGTTGGTGACAGCTACTGGGATCTACGTGGAATGAGAGAGGCTTGCCTAGCTATAGCAGTGAATCCAAGTGATGACCGCGTCGTAGAGGAAGCGGACTATGTTGCAAAAGACCTGCTAGACGCTGCACACTTCATCATCGAGCATACTAAGGGCTAG
- the amrB gene encoding AmmeMemoRadiSam system protein B: MDNAIRKPYAALIGFYPNDRGELIRAIEKSFLDQRFGPGRLPEPLSRKGECCVIGGVAPHAGYSYSGPCAAHLYLELAETTPRPETVVILGTNHTGYGGFFTTTTRFKKWATPLGDVPVDIEFIEALMDKSSRIVDEYLAHLEEHSVEVELPFLQYVYGDEFSLVPITVKDATPSMARDVARAIHDTARELGRRIVLIASSDFTHHGYMYGYVVFTENVAENVAKLDLSIIEHILRLDTEGFYKRLTETGATVCGYGAIATLMEYAKLVGGVEAQLLRYYNSAQLTGEEDIAVGYAAIAFRKQG, translated from the coding sequence TTGGATAACGCGATTCGAAAACCCTATGCAGCGCTCATAGGGTTCTACCCAAATGACAGAGGAGAGCTGATTAGAGCCATTGAGAAGAGCTTTCTTGACCAGAGATTCGGCCCCGGGCGATTACCGGAGCCACTGTCGCGAAAAGGAGAGTGCTGCGTCATAGGCGGTGTAGCGCCGCATGCTGGCTATAGCTACTCTGGACCATGTGCTGCCCACCTCTACCTAGAGCTTGCCGAAACAACGCCGAGGCCGGAAACTGTTGTTATTCTTGGAACAAACCATACGGGGTATGGGGGCTTCTTCACAACAACTACTAGGTTTAAGAAGTGGGCTACACCTCTCGGAGATGTACCAGTTGATATTGAGTTCATAGAGGCTCTTATGGATAAGTCTAGCCGCATAGTTGACGAGTATCTTGCCCATCTCGAGGAGCACAGTGTAGAGGTTGAGTTGCCCTTCCTCCAATATGTATACGGGGATGAGTTTAGCCTCGTACCCATAACCGTGAAGGACGCTACCCCCTCCATGGCGCGCGACGTTGCTAGGGCGATTCATGATACGGCAAGAGAGCTTGGAAGAAGAATAGTGCTTATCGCGTCCTCTGACTTCACACACCACGGCTACATGTACGGCTATGTCGTCTTCACAGAGAACGTTGCGGAAAACGTTGCTAAGCTTGACCTCTCCATAATCGAGCACATTCTTCGCCTAGACACAGAAGGCTTCTATAAGCGCTTAACGGAGACTGGGGCCACTGTCTGCGGCTACGGTGCAATAGCAACGCTCATGGAGTACGCGAAACTAGTGGGTGGCGTTGAGGCGCAGCTACTACGATATTATAACTCGGCGCAACTCACCGGCGAAGAGGATATAGCTGTAGGCTATGCGGCAATCGCTTTTAGGAAGCAAGGCTGA
- a CDS encoding glycoside hydrolase family 130 protein gives MLPGYSAEDVFKPARGLREAMAKRRFETHDIVRRLGVINREQVVINGYPIHHPVTVFNSSVTVERGGEEEYVILYARIIAGYYMYISSIIEVPIPLEDVYNGDINLNIYTGRIVVYPSTRYDLWGAEDPRVYRLEGSNNLYMTYTGRTVHYFRPGNERTLPVTAVKIEENGTMKWRKIHAYTLYGDLQHKLISNKNAFLYKHDNRLYLFHRPHLLGDKFYLLVSELPTSILEDKGGDECPKRIEVDNGYEVLRPAEFEVKLGWATPPIRVNKDTAVALIHGVDRELQAYRVLGVELGLGKDGVIVKAVTPHYIMEPQRLWEVFGDRPYVVFPCGIWRLENKDYIISYGAADTFVGLGLLNLDELLGELDKGRIYE, from the coding sequence ATGCTGCCAGGGTACTCGGCGGAGGATGTGTTTAAGCCCGCGCGTGGACTAAGAGAGGCCATGGCTAAGCGGCGATTTGAGACCCATGACATCGTTAGGCGTCTTGGAGTTATTAACCGGGAGCAAGTTGTTATTAATGGTTATCCCATTCACCATCCTGTAACCGTGTTTAATTCTTCGGTGACTGTTGAGAGGGGAGGAGAGGAAGAATACGTTATTCTCTATGCAAGGATTATTGCGGGCTATTACATGTACATATCGAGCATTATAGAGGTGCCGATTCCTCTCGAGGACGTCTACAACGGAGATATTAACTTGAACATATATACTGGTCGCATTGTTGTATATCCTTCAACGCGCTACGACCTTTGGGGCGCGGAGGATCCACGAGTATACCGGCTTGAAGGCAGCAACAACCTCTACATGACGTATACTGGTAGAACTGTGCACTACTTCCGCCCAGGAAATGAACGTACACTGCCCGTTACAGCTGTGAAGATAGAAGAGAACGGGACCATGAAGTGGAGAAAGATACATGCCTATACGCTCTATGGCGACTTGCAACACAAGCTTATTAGTAATAAGAATGCTTTCCTCTACAAACACGACAATCGCCTTTACTTGTTTCACCGGCCGCACTTGCTTGGAGATAAGTTCTACTTGTTAGTCAGCGAGCTGCCAACAAGCATACTTGAAGATAAGGGTGGAGACGAATGCCCAAAGAGAATAGAGGTTGATAATGGCTACGAGGTTCTGCGGCCAGCAGAGTTTGAGGTAAAGCTTGGCTGGGCTACTCCTCCGATACGTGTCAACAAAGACACGGCTGTGGCGCTTATCCACGGTGTTGATAGGGAGCTGCAAGCCTACAGGGTTCTAGGAGTAGAACTAGGCCTTGGAAAAGACGGGGTTATTGTGAAAGCGGTTACCCCGCACTACATTATGGAGCCTCAGAGGCTCTGGGAGGTCTTCGGAGATCGCCCTTACGTCGTATTCCCTTGCGGGATTTGGAGGCTTGAAAACAAGGACTACATAATATCGTATGGTGCGGCCGATACGTTTGTCGGCCTCGGGCTACTAAACCTTGATGAATTGCTAGGCGAGCTGGATAAGGGCAGGATCTACGAGTAA
- a CDS encoding radical SAM protein translates to MYGPLRSRRRGLSLGINLFPGPGVCSFNCVYCFRGGAQVHVPYIENYIVTPAVLRSALEEAIHRLGDDAEKLSAIDFSGNGEPTLHPLFDELVMEARALINDKGLSTSLGVFTNSTRLCSPRVRSALAFLDHVEAKLDTVIGWKFELINEPARGIFLHDVIKCLSEIRGVFGGTLALQVMLLKYCGIDNYAISDAEEMATIISSMIRPDEVHLYTTYAPPRMRCVERATSDTMERFATILREHGIRVATYPE, encoded by the coding sequence GTGTATGGACCGCTACGATCTAGGCGTAGAGGCTTATCCCTTGGAATAAACTTGTTCCCGGGCCCAGGTGTATGCAGCTTTAACTGTGTCTACTGTTTTCGCGGAGGAGCCCAGGTACACGTCCCCTACATTGAGAACTATATCGTTACACCAGCCGTCTTACGTTCAGCCCTCGAGGAGGCTATCCATAGGCTAGGCGATGACGCTGAGAAGCTAAGTGCAATAGACTTCTCGGGAAATGGTGAGCCGACCCTGCATCCCTTATTCGACGAACTAGTTATGGAGGCGAGAGCGTTAATCAACGATAAGGGTCTCTCGACGAGCCTAGGTGTTTTCACAAATTCTACAAGGCTATGTTCTCCACGCGTAAGAAGTGCACTAGCCTTTCTAGACCATGTAGAAGCTAAGCTTGATACAGTCATTGGGTGGAAGTTCGAGCTTATTAATGAGCCTGCACGCGGTATTTTCCTCCACGACGTAATCAAATGCCTCAGCGAGATAAGGGGGGTCTTTGGCGGCACACTTGCGTTACAGGTTATGCTTCTAAAGTATTGTGGTATAGACAACTATGCTATTAGCGACGCGGAGGAAATGGCAACTATTATATCATCAATGATACGGCCAGACGAGGTACACTTGTACACGACATATGCTCCTCCACGCATGCGCTGTGTTGAAAGAGCCACTAGTGATACTATGGAGCGGTTTGCAACCATTCTGAGAGAGCATGGAATACGGGTTGCTACCTACCCGGAATAA
- a CDS encoding DUF72 domain-containing protein, producing MSYNKPLIYVGTSGWLYDWNIKGTLDWYIAHSGLNAVELNASFYRFPYPNQVKSWARKGRALRWSIKIHRSITHTRRLNEKAYPLWDRFRKLFEPMENEGIVDFYLLQLPPSFDARQEYVERIKRFAQYTRLGARLAIEFRHDSWFRDGLGVRLCRELGATFVSIDAPIGTYIDKSNDQVYLRIHGRYEWYAYDYSEEELRELAEKLVELNPKKIYVFFNNDHWMLENARTMLRILKELVNA from the coding sequence GTGTCGTACAATAAACCCTTAATCTATGTTGGCACTTCTGGCTGGCTATACGATTGGAACATTAAGGGCACTCTAGACTGGTACATAGCTCATAGCGGGCTTAATGCCGTAGAACTCAACGCGTCCTTCTATCGCTTTCCCTACCCTAACCAGGTAAAGTCGTGGGCTCGTAAGGGCAGGGCTCTTCGATGGAGCATAAAAATCCATAGATCAATAACTCATACGCGAAGGCTTAATGAGAAAGCGTATCCCCTTTGGGATAGGTTTAGGAAACTCTTCGAACCAATGGAGAATGAAGGTATAGTCGATTTTTACCTACTCCAGCTTCCTCCCAGCTTTGATGCGCGCCAAGAATATGTGGAGAGAATCAAGCGCTTCGCACAATATACTAGACTTGGAGCCAGACTTGCAATAGAGTTTCGGCACGACTCGTGGTTCAGGGACGGACTAGGAGTGAGACTATGCAGAGAGCTAGGTGCAACTTTTGTCTCCATAGATGCCCCCATAGGCACTTACATAGATAAAAGCAACGACCAAGTGTATCTACGTATACATGGACGCTATGAGTGGTATGCATATGATTACAGCGAGGAAGAACTAAGAGAACTTGCTGAAAAACTCGTCGAGCTTAATCCGAAGAAAATATACGTGTTCTTCAACAATGATCACTGGATGCTCGAAAACGCGAGAACAATGCTAAGGATCCTAAAAGAACTAGTAAATGCTTAG